GTACCTTTTGTATATTGGTAATGAGATCCTCCTGGTCGATGGGCTTATCGACCACTGCAGCTGCCCCCAGCTCACGACATCGCTGGCGAATACCTTCCTGGAGATTGGAAGTAACGATAATTACTGGTATCCTAACACTCTGTTTGTTAAGAACTTCCAGCAGTTCGAGGCCACCCATATTAGGCATCAGGAGATCGGTGAGTATGCAATCCGGCTTGTGCAGCGTGATTTGCTCCAATCCTTTCTGCCCGTCGGATGCCTCGATGGTTTTATACCCTATCGCT
The Candidatus Neomarinimicrobiota bacterium DNA segment above includes these coding regions:
- a CDS encoding response regulator yields the protein MPLILIIDDSSFQRETIGQAIRAIGYKTIEASDGQKGLEQITLHKPDCILTDLLMPNMGGLELLEVLNKQSVRIPVIIVTSNLQEGIRQRCRELGAAAVVDKPIDQEDLITNIQKVLKVNEADSRC